The following coding sequences are from one Streptomyces sp. NBC_01294 window:
- a CDS encoding extracellular solute-binding protein — translation MKGRYLRLAASGAALCLTGVTLTGCGAVGGLTGNNEVTLRVVAADYGDNPQNSSAAYWEDLAATFEQANPGIDVEVSVYSWSEVDAKVAEMVKAGKAPDIAQIGAYADYAAAGKLHSAAELLSVKTEADFLGPLADAGKVKQVQFGLPFVASTRLLFYNEKLLTDAGVLAKDAKAGSWQPKSWAELEAAAKKLKAAGVPTPLALPLGREEAQAETMMWMLAGGGGYTDNEEAYSIDSADNVRALEFLRDKMVGQGLTGPVEPGKLDRQAAFEAFTKGEVGMLNGHPTLLKQADAKGVKYGMVPLPTSDGSQQSAMGVADWVMAFKTGHRQESGKFLDFLYQPKNVTAFTEKYDLLPATTSGYQAKQAAAGGSAPQLKTFLAALPSSRLYPVGKKSWAGVSEDIKQNIGKSVQPGGQPAKVLEEIATAARAADPR, via the coding sequence GTGAAGGGTCGTTACCTGAGGCTGGCCGCGTCCGGCGCCGCGCTGTGTCTGACCGGCGTGACGTTGACGGGCTGCGGAGCCGTCGGCGGACTCACCGGGAACAACGAGGTGACCCTGCGGGTCGTGGCGGCCGACTACGGGGACAATCCGCAGAACTCCTCGGCCGCCTACTGGGAGGACCTCGCCGCCACCTTCGAGCAGGCCAACCCGGGCATCGACGTCGAGGTCAGCGTCTACTCCTGGTCCGAGGTCGACGCCAAGGTCGCCGAGATGGTCAAGGCCGGCAAGGCCCCCGACATCGCGCAGATCGGCGCCTACGCCGACTACGCGGCCGCCGGCAAGCTGCACTCCGCGGCGGAGCTGCTCTCCGTGAAGACCGAGGCCGACTTCCTCGGGCCGCTCGCCGACGCGGGCAAGGTCAAGCAGGTCCAGTTCGGGCTGCCCTTCGTGGCCAGCACCCGGCTGCTCTTCTACAACGAGAAGCTGCTGACCGACGCGGGCGTGCTCGCGAAGGACGCCAAGGCCGGCAGCTGGCAGCCGAAGAGCTGGGCGGAGCTGGAGGCCGCGGCGAAGAAGCTCAAGGCCGCGGGCGTGCCCACCCCCCTCGCGCTGCCGCTGGGCCGCGAGGAGGCGCAGGCCGAGACGATGATGTGGATGCTCGCGGGCGGTGGCGGCTACACCGACAACGAAGAGGCGTACTCCATCGACTCCGCCGACAACGTCAGGGCGCTGGAGTTCCTGCGGGACAAGATGGTCGGCCAGGGGCTGACCGGACCGGTCGAGCCGGGCAAGCTGGACCGGCAGGCCGCCTTCGAGGCCTTCACCAAGGGCGAGGTCGGCATGCTCAACGGGCACCCGACCCTGCTGAAGCAGGCCGACGCCAAGGGCGTGAAGTACGGCATGGTGCCGCTGCCGACGTCCGACGGCAGCCAGCAGTCGGCGATGGGCGTCGCCGACTGGGTCATGGCCTTCAAGACCGGACACCGGCAGGAGTCCGGGAAGTTCCTGGACTTCCTGTACCAGCCGAAGAACGTGACGGCCTTCACCGAGAAGTACGACCTGCTGCCGGCCACCACCAGCGGCTACCAGGCCAAGCAGGCCGCCGCGGGCGGCTCGGCCCCGCAGCTGAAGACCTTCCTGGCGGCGCTGCCCAGCTCGCGGCTGTACCCGGTCGGCAAGAAGTCCTGGGCGGGCGTCAGCGAGGACATCAAGCAGAACATCGGCAAGTCCGTCCAGCCGGGCGGACAGCCTGCGAAGGTGCTGGAGGAGATCGCCACGGCGGCCCGCGCGGCGGACCCGCGGTAG
- a CDS encoding DUF3263 domain-containing protein, which produces MTDEGQLTATEAAVLAYEGRTWTGPGAKERAIREGLGMTPVRYYQLLNALMDDPRALAHAPGTVNRLRRIREAQRARR; this is translated from the coding sequence ATGACGGACGAGGGGCAGTTGACGGCCACGGAGGCCGCGGTGCTCGCGTACGAGGGACGCACCTGGACCGGGCCCGGAGCCAAGGAGCGGGCCATCCGCGAAGGGCTGGGGATGACCCCCGTCCGCTACTACCAGCTGCTGAACGCACTGATGGACGACCCCCGGGCGCTGGCCCACGCACCGGGCACGGTCAACCGGCTGCGCAGGATCCGAGAGGCCCAGCGGGCCCGGCGATAG
- the otsB gene encoding trehalose-phosphatase — MGSHPHDLPMPVTAAGREGLEALLRAPRRSVVALDFDGTLADIVPDPDQARAHPGAVPALSALAPEVDSVAVITGRPAGVAVRYGGFAGVPGLEHLVVLGHYGAERWDAVSGIVHAPAEHPGVAAVRAELPGFLDSIGAWRGTWIEEKGRALAVHTRRASDPAAAFAALREPLSELAARHGLMVEPGRAVLELRPPGMDKGVALTEFLAERDAEAVLYAGDDLGDLAAYSAVEKRRADGLPGLLVCSGSAEVPELASRADLVLPGPGAVAAFLADLAKALRP, encoded by the coding sequence ATGGGGAGCCATCCGCACGACTTGCCGATGCCCGTCACCGCAGCCGGACGCGAGGGACTCGAAGCCCTGCTCCGCGCACCCCGCCGGTCCGTGGTCGCCCTGGACTTCGACGGCACCCTCGCCGACATCGTCCCCGACCCCGACCAGGCCCGAGCCCACCCCGGAGCCGTCCCGGCCCTCTCCGCACTCGCCCCCGAGGTCGACTCGGTCGCCGTGATCACCGGGCGGCCGGCGGGCGTCGCCGTCCGCTACGGGGGCTTCGCCGGGGTCCCCGGCCTGGAGCACCTCGTCGTCCTCGGCCACTACGGGGCCGAACGCTGGGACGCCGTCTCCGGCATCGTCCACGCCCCCGCCGAGCACCCCGGGGTGGCGGCGGTACGGGCGGAGCTGCCGGGGTTCCTGGACTCCATCGGGGCCTGGCGCGGCACCTGGATCGAGGAGAAGGGCCGGGCGCTGGCGGTACACACCCGGCGGGCCTCGGACCCCGCGGCGGCCTTCGCGGCGCTGCGGGAACCGCTGTCCGAGCTGGCCGCCCGCCACGGGCTCATGGTGGAGCCGGGCCGGGCGGTCCTGGAGCTCCGGCCCCCGGGCATGGACAAGGGCGTCGCCCTGACGGAGTTCCTGGCGGAGCGGGACGCGGAGGCGGTGCTGTACGCGGGGGACGACCTGGGGGACCTGGCGGCGTACTCGGCGGTCGAGAAGCGGAGGGCCGATGGGCTGCCGGGGCTGCTGGTGTGCAGTGGCTCGGCCGAGGTTCCGGAGCTGGCCTCGCGGGCGGACCTCGTCCTGCCCGGGCCCGGCGCGGTGGCCGCCTTCCTGGCCGACCTGGCCAAGGCCCTCCGCCCCTGA
- a CDS encoding alpha,alpha-trehalose-phosphate synthase (UDP-forming), translated as MASQVLVAANRGPLSYALSDDGTLSARRGGGGLVSGLSAALAEQPDALWICAALSEADREAVRRGVAEPGVRMLDIDPTMYDDAYNGIANSVLWFTHHHLYDVPREPVFDAEFHRQWASYVAYNRTFAQALAEEAAQGACVLVQDYHLALVPGQLRELRPDLRIAHFTHTPWASQEFLRMLPDDIRSELMWGMLGADVVGFHTWAWAHTFMGGAHLDDERGIAEPAFPAGTGGERYIRKSPWSPVRHKRTDVAVYPLGVDADELRALAHRPEVDEKLAQLRAEVGDLKTIARVDRTELSKNILRGLLAYRELLTVHPEWRGRVVHLASAYPSRQDLAVYREYTESVRELAAEINAEFGTEDWQPVLVSVQDDFARSLAVYRMTDVALVNPVRDGMNLVAKEIPVVSEAGCVLVLSTGAGAYAELRQDALTVSPYDVTQTAEALHAALSMPVGERAERTKRLAATATALPPAQWFEAQLSDLRT; from the coding sequence ATGGCTTCTCAGGTACTCGTTGCGGCAAACCGCGGCCCGCTCTCCTACGCCCTCTCCGACGACGGCACGCTCAGTGCCCGGCGCGGCGGGGGCGGTCTCGTCTCCGGGCTCTCCGCGGCCCTCGCGGAGCAGCCGGACGCGCTGTGGATCTGCGCGGCACTGTCGGAGGCGGACCGGGAGGCGGTCCGCCGGGGTGTCGCCGAGCCGGGCGTCCGGATGCTGGACATCGATCCCACGATGTACGACGACGCGTACAACGGCATCGCCAACTCTGTGCTGTGGTTCACCCACCACCACCTGTACGACGTCCCGCGCGAGCCGGTCTTCGACGCGGAGTTCCACCGGCAGTGGGCCTCGTACGTGGCGTACAACCGGACCTTCGCGCAGGCCCTGGCCGAGGAGGCGGCGCAGGGCGCGTGCGTGCTGGTGCAGGACTACCACCTGGCCCTGGTGCCGGGGCAGCTGCGTGAGCTGCGGCCGGACCTGCGCATCGCGCACTTCACGCACACGCCGTGGGCTTCACAGGAGTTCCTGCGGATGCTTCCGGACGACATCCGGTCGGAGCTGATGTGGGGGATGCTCGGGGCGGACGTGGTGGGCTTCCACACCTGGGCGTGGGCGCACACGTTCATGGGCGGCGCGCACCTGGACGACGAGCGGGGCATCGCCGAGCCGGCGTTCCCGGCAGGGACGGGCGGGGAGCGGTACATCCGCAAGTCCCCGTGGAGCCCGGTGCGGCACAAGCGGACGGACGTGGCCGTGTACCCGCTCGGGGTCGACGCGGACGAACTGCGGGCGCTCGCGCACCGGCCGGAGGTGGACGAGAAGCTGGCGCAGCTGCGGGCGGAGGTCGGCGACCTCAAGACGATCGCCCGGGTGGACCGGACCGAGCTGTCGAAGAACATCCTGCGGGGACTGCTGGCCTACCGGGAGCTGCTGACGGTCCACCCGGAGTGGCGGGGCCGGGTCGTCCACCTGGCCTCGGCGTACCCGTCACGGCAGGACCTGGCGGTGTACCGGGAGTACACGGAGTCGGTGCGGGAGCTGGCGGCGGAGATCAACGCGGAGTTCGGGACGGAGGACTGGCAACCGGTGCTGGTGTCGGTGCAGGACGACTTCGCGCGGTCGCTGGCGGTGTACCGGATGACGGACGTGGCGCTGGTGAACCCGGTGCGGGACGGGATGAACCTGGTGGCGAAGGAGATCCCGGTGGTGTCGGAGGCGGGGTGCGTGCTGGTGCTGTCCACCGGGGCGGGGGCGTACGCGGAGCTGCGGCAGGACGCGCTGACGGTGAGCCCGTACGACGTCACGCAGACGGCGGAGGCGTTGCACGCGGCGCTGTCCATGCCGGTGGGGGAGCGGGCGGAGCGCACGAAGCGCCTGGCCGCGACGGCGACGGCCCTCCCGCCGGCCCAGTGGTTCGAGGCCCAACTGTCCGACCTCCGCACCTGA
- a CDS encoding glucosyl-3-phosphoglycerate synthase, which produces MLEEVERWLADRSWSAADRPLDQLLDRKRAAGTTVSVVLPALDEEETVGAIVEVIRHELIEGLPVPLVDELVVVDSGSTDRTAEVAAKAGARVVHRDEILPRIPAVPGKGEVLWRSLLATGGDVVCFVDADLRDFSADFVSGIVGPLLTEPDVQFVKAMYDRPLGDAPGQGGRVTELVARPLLNLHWPQLAGFVQPLGGEYAVRRSLLERLPFPVGYGVELGLLVDALHTVGLDALAQVDVGVRLHRHQDGQALGRMAAAIYRTAQVRLSRGHLVRPELVQFERGPEGFVPRTHPVDTEERPPMAGIEEYATRRSVA; this is translated from the coding sequence GTGCTGGAAGAGGTGGAGCGCTGGCTGGCAGACCGCTCCTGGTCAGCCGCCGACCGACCGCTCGACCAGCTGCTCGACCGGAAACGGGCGGCCGGGACCACGGTCAGCGTGGTGCTGCCCGCACTGGACGAGGAGGAGACGGTCGGCGCGATCGTCGAGGTGATCCGGCATGAGCTGATCGAGGGACTGCCCGTCCCGCTGGTCGACGAACTGGTCGTGGTCGACTCGGGCTCGACCGACCGCACCGCCGAGGTCGCGGCGAAGGCCGGCGCCCGGGTGGTGCACCGCGACGAGATCCTGCCGAGGATCCCTGCGGTGCCCGGCAAGGGCGAGGTGCTGTGGCGCTCGCTGCTGGCCACCGGCGGGGACGTCGTCTGCTTCGTCGACGCCGACCTGCGGGACTTCTCGGCCGACTTCGTCTCCGGGATCGTGGGCCCGCTGCTGACCGAGCCGGACGTGCAGTTCGTCAAGGCGATGTACGACCGCCCGCTGGGTGACGCCCCCGGCCAGGGCGGCCGGGTGACGGAGCTGGTCGCCCGCCCGCTCCTGAACCTCCACTGGCCGCAGCTGGCCGGCTTCGTCCAGCCGCTGGGGGGCGAGTACGCCGTACGCCGCTCCCTGCTGGAACGGCTGCCGTTCCCCGTCGGGTACGGGGTCGAGCTGGGGCTGCTGGTCGACGCGCTGCACACGGTCGGGCTGGACGCGCTGGCCCAGGTGGACGTGGGCGTACGGCTCCACCGCCATCAGGACGGACAGGCGCTGGGCCGGATGGCCGCGGCGATCTACCGCACGGCCCAGGTACGGCTCTCGCGCGGGCACCTCGTACGGCCGGAGCTGGTCCAGTTCGAGCGGGGCCCGGAGGGCTTCGTACCGCGGACGCACCCGGTGGACACCGAGGAGCGGCCGCCGATGGCGGGCATCGAGGAGTACGCGACACGACGCAGCGTGGCCTGA